The genomic interval GGGGGCACAGATTGAACTGGCCTGGGATCGGGGGGAGATTGTCGGTGCCCTGGGGCGCACCGAGATCGACGAGCTGGAGCTGGAGCTCAAGTCCGGCGAGGCGAGGGCCCTGTTCGGGCTGGCCGCGCGGCTGGCGGAGCTGGGGGGCGTCCGGTTGGGGGCCCAATCCAAGGCGCAGCGGGGCTATCGGCTGGCGGGGCTCGGCAAGCCCCTGACAGCGCAACCCTTGCCGGATGTCGGCGGGCTAGATGGCAAGGCCTGCATCACGCTCGGCCTGCAGCTCTGGCAGCATCACGAGCAGCTCTGGCTGGAGTGTGGGGGTGAGGAGCGGCCGCTGGCACTGCAAGGGATGCTGCAGGGCTGTGCCCTGGTGGCCGAGGCTGCCGACACCCTGGCACGGGTGCCAGCCTGGTTGCCCGCTCTTCGGGTGCAGCAGCGCTTGCTGGCTGAGGCGGAGGAGGCGCGGCTCGGAGCACTGCTGCACGGCGCCGATCTCGTGGGCCTGCAACTGGCCATAGCGGCCTGGTTGCACCTGGATTCTTGAGAGTTCAGGTTTGCACTGAATGAAAAAAGGTGAGCCCAGGCTCACCTTTTTGTTTGCTGATGGAAAGTGCCCGTCAGGCTCAGTTCACCACGGCCACGTTGATGCTGCCATTGCCCTGGGTCATGCGGACCCGGGCGCCGGGCACGAAGGTGGGGCTGGCCTTTTGCACCACGACGATGGATTCGCCATTCTCTTTCTTGATCTCGAGCTCGACGCCATCCACCTGGTTGAGCTTGTCACCGGCGGCCTTGCCGGCGGCGGCACCCGCTATGGCCCCCCCGGCCGTGGCGATGTCCTGGCCTGTGCCGCCGCCGATGGTGCTACCCAGCAGGCCACCGACCACGGCGCCGCCTATGGTGCCGATCAGGGAGTTCTCATCGGCCTGGATCTTCACCGGACGGGTGGAGACTATGGTGCCGTAGCTGACGGTCTGGACCTGCTTGGCGCGATCCTTGGTGTAGACATCGCCGGAGTAGACGTCGCTGTTGGCACAGCCGGTGATGGCGGTGGTGGCGGCCAGCAGGGTGACGAGAGCGATACGTTTCAACATGATGGGCCTCCTGGGCGGGCATCGGGTTAATCGGTTTGATGCATTCCACTCTACGCCAACCGGATTGTGCATTAAACCCGCAAAGTGTAACCAATTATATGACCTGAACGATGGTCAGCCCTCGACACGGGTCAGGTCAGGGCCTTTTCCAGCAGCAGGCGATCCTCCCCGGGGCCGAAATAGCCGGGCTCCTCGGCCAGCAGGGCGTAGCCGAGGCGCAAGTAGAGGCGCTGGGCCGGATTGGCCGGATCCACGGTCAGCCTGACTCGTGCCACCTGCAGCTCTGCCAGTGCCTGCTCCACCCGCAGCATCATGCGCTCGGCCAGGCCAAAGCCGCGGGCCTCGGGCCGCACCGCCAGAGAGAGCAGCCAGCCCTGAGACCGATCCTGACCCAGGCCCCCCAGGGCATAACCCAGCAGCCTGCCCTCCAGCTCCGCCACGATCAGCAAGGCGGGCCAGAGATCCATGGCCTGACGGAAGAAGAAGGCGGGGTAGACATCCTCCCCGAAGACGTCGGCGTCGATCTGCCAGATGGCGTGCATGTCGGCGTGGGTGGCAATGCGCAAAACGGGGGACGGCTGCATCTGGGCTCCTGTGGTAGCGGCTGCCGGGGGCAGTCAAAAGAGGGCACAGGGTAGTGGGCCCGTCAGGCTGATGCAAGCGGGTCTGGTTCGGAGGGCAGGCAGGGGAGATGAACAGATCGCGGCGCCCGGCAGGGAGACATGCCGCTCTGGGGGCAAAAAAACAGGGCCCGCAGGCCCTGTTTCACCGACAACCTCGATGGTCTGCAATCAGATGAGGCGGGTCGCCTGCTCCAGCCAGGCGAGATCCTCGCCCTCCAGCAGCGGGCTCAGGCGGCGGTAGACCTCGGCATGGTAGTCGTTGATCCAGCGGAACTCGGCCTGACTCAGCAGGCTGCGATCGATGAGGCGGGTATCGAACGGCACATAGGTCAGCCGTTCGAAGCCCAGCATCGCCAGCTCGCCCACCTGCTCCAGCTCGGTCACCACCACCAGGTTCTCGCAGCGGATGCCGAAGCCGTTTTCCCGGTAGTAACCAGGTTCGTTGGATAGCACCATGCCCGGCTGCAGGGCCACCAGGCTGCCCTTGGGGGCGATGCGCT from Aeromonas rivipollensis carries:
- a CDS encoding glycine zipper 2TM domain-containing protein, whose amino-acid sequence is MLKRIALVTLLAATTAITGCANSDVYSGDVYTKDRAKQVQTVSYGTIVSTRPVKIQADENSLIGTIGGAVVGGLLGSTIGGGTGQDIATAGGAIAGAAAGKAAGDKLNQVDGVELEIKKENGESIVVVQKASPTFVPGARVRMTQGNGSINVAVVN
- a CDS encoding N-acetyltransferase, translating into MQPSPVLRIATHADMHAIWQIDADVFGEDVYPAFFFRQAMDLWPALLIVAELEGRLLGYALGGLGQDRSQGWLLSLAVRPEARGFGLAERMMLRVEQALAELQVARVRLTVDPANPAQRLYLRLGYALLAEEPGYFGPGEDRLLLEKALT
- a CDS encoding CYTH domain-containing protein; this encodes MQTEIEIKFFVTSNIQESLSNFLNSLEIISSEQARLGNVYFDTPALDLRRLDMGLRIRRSDHFSEQTIKCRGQVVGGLHARPEYNAPVSGDLPTLSAFPDAIWPSLAVRDEIQSSLVAQFSTDFLRRHWLIAFEGAQIELAWDRGEIVGALGRTEIDELELELKSGEARALFGLAARLAELGGVRLGAQSKAQRGYRLAGLGKPLTAQPLPDVGGLDGKACITLGLQLWQHHEQLWLECGGEERPLALQGMLQGCALVAEAADTLARVPAWLPALRVQQRLLAEAEEARLGALLHGADLVGLQLAIAAWLHLDS